A region of Arabidopsis thaliana chromosome 5, partial sequence DNA encodes the following proteins:
- the NACA3 gene encoding nascent polypeptide-associated complex subunit alpha-like protein 3 (nascent polypeptide-associated complex subunit alpha-like protein 3 (NACA3); FUNCTIONS IN: molecular_function unknown; INVOLVED IN: response to salt stress; LOCATED IN: cytosolic ribosome; EXPRESSED IN: 23 plant structures; EXPRESSED DURING: 13 growth stages; CONTAINS InterPro DOMAIN/s: Nascent polypeptide-associated complex, alpha subunit (InterPro:IPR016641), Nascent polypeptide-associated complex NAC (InterPro:IPR002715); BEST Arabidopsis thaliana protein match is: Nascent polypeptide-associated complex (NAC), alpha subunit family protein (TAIR:AT3G12390.1); Has 1188 Blast hits to 1178 proteins in 289 species: Archae - 43; Bacteria - 0; Metazoa - 512; Fungi - 254; Plants - 155; Viruses - 14; Other Eukaryotes - 210 (source: NCBI BLink).), whose protein sequence is MTAEQKVELAAKLEEQKIDLDKPEVEDDDDNDEDDSEDDDEAEGHDGEAGGRSKQSRSEKKSRKAMLKLGMKPITGVSRVTVKKSKNILFVISKPDVFKSPASDTYVIFGEAKIEDLSSQLQSQAAEQFKAPNLSNVISQGETSSAATAAAVQDDDDEEVDEEGVEPKDIELVMTQAGVSKPRAVKALKLANGDIVSAIMELTT, encoded by the exons ATGACTGCCGAACAGAAAGTGGAGCTCGCCGCCAAATTGGAAGAGCAGAAGATCGAT CTTGATAAACCTgaggttgaagatgatgatgacaatgATGAGGATGATTCCGAGGACGATGACGAGGCGGAgg GACATGATGGGGAGGCCGGTGGCCGGTCAAAGCAAAGCAGAAGTGAGAAAAAGAGTCGTAAAGCTATGTTGAAGCTTGGGATGAAACCAATCACTGGTGTTAGCCGTGTCACCGTCAAAAAGAGCAAGAAT ATCTTGTTTGTGATATCAAAACCTGATGTGTTCAAGAGTCCAGCTTCAGATACATATGTGATCTTTGGTGAGGCCAAGATAGAGGATTTGAGCTCGCAGCTGCAGAGTCAAGCCGCAGAGCAGTTCAAGGCTCCCAACCTCAGCAACGTGATTTCACAGGGAGAAACATCGAGTGCTGCAACTGCAGCTGCTGttcaagatgatgatgatgaagaggtAGACGAGGAGGGAGTAGAGCCAAAGGACATCGAGCTTGTGATGACCCAAGCAGGAGTGTCTAAGCCAAGGGCAGTTAAGGCGCTCAAGCTCGCTAATGGAGATATAGTCTCTGCCATCATGGAGCTTACCACCTAA
- the ELC-Like gene encoding ELCH-like protein (ELCH-like (ELC-Like); FUNCTIONS IN: small conjugating protein ligase activity; INVOLVED IN: regulation of protein metabolic process, protein modification process, protein transport, post-translational protein modification; LOCATED IN: ESCRT I complex; CONTAINS InterPro DOMAIN/s: Ubiquitin-conjugating enzyme/RWD-like (InterPro:IPR016135), Tumour susceptibility gene 101 (InterPro:IPR008883), Ubiquitin-conjugating enzyme, E2 (InterPro:IPR000608), Steadiness box (InterPro:IPR017916); BEST Arabidopsis thaliana protein match is: Ubiquitin-conjugating enzyme/RWD-like protein (TAIR:AT3G12400.1); Has 1807 Blast hits to 1807 proteins in 277 species: Archae - 0; Bacteria - 0; Metazoa - 736; Fungi - 347; Plants - 385; Viruses - 0; Other Eukaryotes - 339 (source: NCBI BLink).) — protein MAPPPAKMQEIHQFLSSALTQRGPSALPYAENTKSLIRQHLLNLISSYTSLDPKTATFTHNDGRSVILLQADGTIPMPFQGVSYNIPVVIWLLESYPQYPPCVYVNPTRDMIIKRPHSNVSPSGLVSLPYLQNWIYPSSNLVDLASHLSAAFSRDPPLYSQRRPPPQPSPSIGSGYSRPLPPRQTDDAAEVYKKNAINRIVEMVHGDIVLMRSAREVETEGLLSLQSDLKRREEEINNGFKEMVIEKETLEQQLQVIAMNTDVLGSWIRENQGKAKDLLVDLDVDDSFECIDSLSKQMLECTALDLAIEDVVYSMDKSFRDGSLPFDQYLRNVRLLSREQFFHRATAEKVREIQMDAQVASIAARLHS, from the coding sequence ATGGCTCCTCCTCCGGCGAAGATGCAAGAGATCCACCAATTCCTCTCCTCCGCACTCACCCAGCGTGGCCCTTCCGCTCTTCCATACGCCGAGAACACCAAGTCGCTAATCCGTCAACACCTCCTCAACCTAATCTCTTCCTACACTTCCCTCGACCCCAAAACGGCAACGTTTACACACAACGATGGCCGATCCGTGATTCTCCTCCAAGCCGACGGTACAATCCCGATGCCTTTCCAAGGCGTCAGCTACAACATCCCCGTCGTGATCTGGCTCCTCGAATCTTACCCTCAGTATCCTCCTTGCGTTTACGTGAATCCTACACGCGACATGATCATCAAACGACCTCACTCTAATGTCTCTCCTTCTGGACTCGTCTCTCTTCCTTACCTCCAAAATTGGATTTACCCTAGCTCCAATCTCGTAGATCTCGCCTCTCATCTCAGCGCCGCCTTCTCTCGTGATCCGCCGCTTTACTCTCAGCGCCGTCCTCCTCCGCAACCGTCTCCTTCGATCGGATCTGGATACTCGAGACCTCTTCCTCCTCGCCAGACGGATGATGCGGCAGAGGTATATAAGAAGAACGCTATCAACAGGATTGTTGAGATGGTTCATGGTGATATTGTATTGATGAGGAGTGCTAGAGAAGTGGAGACGGAAGGATTACTGAGTTTACAATCTGATcttaagagaagagaagaggagatcAACAATGGTTTTAAGGAGATGGTGATTGAGAAAGAGACCTTAGAGCAGCAACTACAGGTTATTGCTATGAATACTGATGTTCTTGGCTCTTGGATTAGGGAGAATCAAGGGAAAGCCAAGGATTTGCTAGTGGATTTGGATGTTGATGATTCATTTGAATGCATTGACTCATTGTCTAAGCAGATGTTAGAGTGTACTGCATTGGAtttagctattgaagatgttGTTTATTCCATGGATAAATCGTTTAGAGATGGTTCGTTACCGTTTGATCAGTATTTGAGGAATGTGAGGTTGTTGTCGAGGGAGCAGTTCTTCCACCGAGCCACGGCTGAGAAAGTTAGGGAGATACAGATGGATGCTCAGGTTGCTTCCATTGCAGCTAGGTTGCATTCGTGA